A stretch of the Clostridium botulinum genome encodes the following:
- a CDS encoding transposase — MLIELINPSTRICAIDGTALRSSLYDSEARYGKGTRLGRYKGYKLHCAACVCNNVLPLSFSITTSNVYDNQVQGLLYELKTYNPFIVLADAAYDDAQWFKVSKTLKYNLLIDVNMCKAKSIEFFKDESRYKNALFMQSPIGKNLYKNRLKIEQLFSILKGLYNLENPRLYGQKRYERHVKWVLLSYIIDEFNKVNSKISSRKYPWNL; from the coding sequence ATGCTTATTGAACTTATAAATCCATCAACTAGAATTTGTGCTATTGATGGTACTGCATTAAGGAGCTCATTATATGATAGCGAAGCTAGGTATGGAAAAGGAACTCGACTTGGCAGATATAAAGGATATAAGTTACATTGTGCCGCTTGTGTATGTAATAATGTATTACCTTTATCATTTTCTATAACTACTTCAAATGTATATGATAATCAAGTCCAGGGATTGTTATATGAACTGAAAACTTATAATCCATTTATTGTACTTGCCGATGCTGCTTATGATGATGCTCAATGGTTTAAAGTTTCTAAAACTCTAAAATATAACTTATTAATAGACGTAAATATGTGTAAAGCAAAGAGTATAGAATTTTTTAAAGATGAATCTAGATATAAAAATGCTCTTTTTATGCAATCGCCGATAGGTAAAAATTTATATAAAAATAGGCTAAAAATTGAACAATTATTTTCTATACTTAAAGGACTCTATAATCTAGAAAACCCTAGACTTTACGGACAAAAACGGTATGAACGCCATGTTAAGTGGGTTCTTTTATCGTATATTATAGACGAATTTAATAAGGTTAACAGCAAAATAAGTTCTAGAAAATATCCTTGGAATCTATAG
- a CDS encoding 3'-5' exoribonuclease YhaM family protein translates to MDILVKPIEEFQANDKIDGFFLIKSAECRTASNSKKYLDFTIADKTGEINAKFWNYTEGDEDIYKSNVLIKVRGSVTLWQNNMQFKIDRIRLPKENENVNISDFVPSAPYSPENMYEEMMVYISKIKDEDIKNIINYILDENKHKIMHFPAAKKNHHAVRSGLLYHTTTMLKAGEKLSEVYTFINTDLLFGGIILHDFAKMDEMNSSELGIVDDYTIEGQLLGHIIEGVKNIEVASQKVGADKEITMLLQHMVLSHHYEPEFGSPKKPMIPEAQMLHFLDVMDASLYDMHKAIGETNKGEFSNAVWSLDKRKIYRPLREDLQKI, encoded by the coding sequence TTGGATATATTAGTAAAACCCATAGAAGAATTTCAAGCTAACGATAAGATAGATGGATTCTTTTTAATAAAATCAGCTGAATGTAGAACAGCAAGCAATAGTAAAAAATATTTAGATTTTACAATAGCAGATAAAACAGGAGAAATAAACGCGAAGTTTTGGAATTACACTGAAGGAGACGAGGATATTTACAAATCTAATGTTCTTATAAAGGTAAGGGGAAGTGTAACTTTATGGCAAAATAATATGCAATTTAAAATAGATAGAATTAGACTTCCAAAAGAAAATGAGAATGTAAATATATCAGATTTTGTACCATCAGCACCATATTCTCCAGAAAATATGTATGAAGAGATGATGGTGTATATATCTAAAATAAAAGATGAAGATATAAAAAATATAATTAATTATATTTTAGACGAAAATAAGCATAAGATAATGCATTTCCCAGCAGCTAAAAAAAATCATCATGCTGTAAGGTCTGGCCTTTTATATCATACAACAACAATGCTTAAAGCAGGAGAAAAATTATCAGAAGTATATACTTTTATAAATACAGATTTATTATTTGGTGGAATAATACTTCATGATTTTGCTAAAATGGATGAAATGAATTCAAGTGAACTTGGAATAGTAGATGATTATACAATAGAAGGTCAATTGTTAGGACATATAATCGAAGGGGTAAAAAATATAGAAGTTGCATCACAAAAAGTTGGTGCAGATAAAGAAATAACAATGCTTCTTCAGCATATGGTGTTATCGCATCACTATGAACCTGAGTTTGGAAGTCCTAAAAAACCAATGATACCAGAAGCACAAATGCTTCATTTCTTAGATGTAATGGATGCAAGTCTTTATGATATGCATAAAGCTATAGGAGAAACAAACAAAGGTGAATTTTCAAATGCAGTATGGTCTTTAGATAAGAGAAAGATATATAGACCACTAAGAGAAGACTTACAGAAAATATGA